CGTTGGGCTCGGGGGTGAGAGGAGGTGCGGTGAGAGGAGACGCGTGAGAAGATCTGGGTCGAAATGATCCGTTGGTTTTGGAGGAATCCCTTGGACCCGGATCtaatgggaatattcccatGTGGGTTCGACCCAACCCAGTTCTCTTTTGAACCAAACGTGGGACGAAGGAGGTCCGACCCGTTCCGACCCGTTCcgacccagtaaccaaacacacggtAAAAGTTCGGCATGCCTCAGTGCGTGCACTGCAGGTGTTCATGGCATCACTGTTTCAGAGCAATGAACGCTCGCCCTGCAACTGCGAGGTTACAGTCATGAGTGGGAgcgattgtttttttttcaaaagaaaaacgaaACGGAATAATTCACCACAAACAACAAGTCCCGTGCCACTGGATTGTCACTGTAGAACCATTCCTGATCCGTTCCGTCCGCATCCAACAGTGCCTCGTAGTATGCTCTATCATTTGGTGACACGTTAACCTCTCAAGTCTCAAGTTTTTCGATGCATATGTACACAAACCGAAACGTACGTCGCTACGTGACATTGTGACCCAAGTATTCGCCTTGCAGTGGGCACGTATGATTTCATTTCACATGGGAGAGCACAGGCGCTCAGCTCATTGGTCATCAGCCTTGCGAAAGAACAACGGGTTCAAAGGATCATGGACCTACCAAAGTACCAAGCACCTTTGGTAGAGGCTAGGGCAAAGCACGGGAGGGAGGATGGTCCATTGCTGGGCACTGTGGGCAATTGAAAGCCCTATTTGATTTGTTTGTATTTGGGGTTCAATAATCAACGGgatatggaggtcaggaggtgGATGGGGCCCATCTCATTTCAGACTTGGACAGGACAGGTGTTGGGGCCCAAACCCTAGTCTTTATCTTGTCCACTAGTTATCTTACTTTTTTCCCCTCAAGAAAAGTTACACTTGTCTTTGAAAAGAAAATCTTATACTTTTTCGcgaagaaacaaagaaaatctCATATTGATTCGCTATAACCTGGTTTTCGTTTCGTTAGCATATTACGTACTTATGCTCCTTGAATTAATTGCCCGATTGTTCAGAATATTCAGCTATTAGTTTAAATGAAgtgaaaaaagagaaataaacCTTGAATAAGGTTCATGTGGAACGATGGAATTTAGATAATAAAATATTCCGAGTGAAATATTAGTTGATCtcgaagtaaaaaaaaaggtttcaCTTGTAGCTAAGCTCCAGTTTTGAAACCTGTTTACAGTTTCTGTCATTCTGTGCGTATCAATGGGCCAATTTAAGGACCCTCTCTCATTTCCATCTTTACAAAGGCCCCTGACGTGGTGTAGAAATGGAATGGCCCAAAACTAGCTTGGGCCTCCAGTccgtatatatatataaccgATGGGTTCCGGTCGCTTCCAGCTCGCCACACACCTCTGCCCTCTCCCACGCCAACACCGCCCCACCAGGCAGCGAGGCAGGCACACAGCGAGCGCGCGAACGAGGGAGACATGGCCCACTCGCCGTCGGgatcgcgcgcggcggcgccgtcgaccGGGGACGAGGCCTTCACCGACGCGGGGGCGGAGGACGTCGGCGACTCGAAGCTCTCCGCGCTCCTCTTCGGTACGATCACGTCCTCCCTAAAAACCCAAGGCTCTCGTCCTTTTGCTCGCTCCTCCGGTTTGCTCGGCGCGATCCCCATCCCCGCTTCTGCTTAGTTCATCGCGATGCTGGGTTCGTTTGCTGCTCGGCTCGGCGCGATTTTGGGACCCAGATTGGTGGTTGCTGATGCGGATTTTTCAAGTTCGTGCTTCCTTTGAGGAATGTTTGCTGCTGGGGTGCGGGGATTGAATCCCCCGTGGCGTCGCGTTGCTTGATTTTGCACGAGCCTGTCGTCTGCGTAGAAGCGCGAGCAATTTGGTACCCATCCACTCGATTCTTCTCGAGTTCGTTCGTTTCCCCATCGCGTTCCTATTTGATGCGTTGTTTGGGGTTATGCCCTCTTCAATTTACTCGGCAAGTCCCATAAAAAATTACTCGGTAATATCTTAATGTCCGTCTCCAGATTTACTAAAAGCCAAGCGAAATTTTCTGTGGAGGTCACCTCCGTCGTTCTGTAGATCACTTGTTAGATCCCAAATACTCGCACACTATGATTCGCATGTGCACACACGGCCACGGGTAGCCTGTACTGATTATTTGCGAGCAAGCCAGCAGTGGAAACTTGCATCTGAATTGTTTGTTCGATTTGGTGCTGCTCGACTAGTCGAGTGGACGCGATTTGGACCggtaatttttgaaattttgggTGCCGTTTTGTGCGGGATAACTCGATTTTGGGGTCGGAATCAAGCCCCGGGCGCGTGGCTTTGGGCTGTGGATTTGGACAAGGCCATTGGTTGCGTAGAATCATGCCCCATTTTACAGAAATCCAAGCGAAATTCCATCTAGAAATCGCCTCTGTTGGGTTGATAGGTTGCTAAATTCTATGCACCCGCACTATGAGTTACTACTGATGGTTCGCCCGTGCACACCTGAATTTGCTTGCAAACCAAGAAGAATTGCTGGCACCTGTGCATTATTATTTGTGCTGCCAACTAACGCGTGCTTGAACTGTTTTTGCGTTGCGCAGACGTGTCGCAACAGGTGCAGAGCGGTCTCCAGAACATGCTCAAGATGAGCAGGTGAGCATCGGTCACACCTGTGCAATTGCACCGTGATTCCGGGTTTCCCGATTAATCCTTGCAAAAACCAATGTGCTcgatcggcctggttctgacgCTGTTGTTCTGTACCCCTGTGACCGACGGCAGCGAGATCGAGCGTTGCGACGGCGAGatcgaggcggaggtggagcgcgTCAGGGACGCCGTGGCGGAGAAGGGCCGGGCGCTGGACGACGACCGGGAGAGGGTCCAGAAggccgtcctcgccgcgctcgaCATCCtcagcggcggccgcggctgcGTCTGAACGGATGCGCGCGACAGACCAGACACAGTTCGTGCAAGATTCCACCTCCATCTGAGAATGTCGTCGCCAGTGTGCTGTTACTGTTATCCCTCGTAGTAGTCACAGactgatgatggtggtggtagTTTTGGCTCCGTGCAGGTTAGGTTCTTGCTTGGTGGAATGGAAGGACTCCGTAGTTTCATGCTTGCCCCTTGCACTGCTGTAACAGAGGAGTTTTTTTTTAGATCAGGAACAGAGGAGTTCGGAACTTGAGATGTGCATGGTATGATCGACGGAGATAGTATGTTCCCCTGGATAGTGATAGATGCTGTAAACAGGTAGTATTGTACGTAGTAAGGATCTTTTGGACCTGAGACtagtgggcctgttcgcttcagcttataagccgactgaaaagttaaaatagctgatttattgtgagagaaaaatactgtttggtggtggctgataagtcagctgaataagctgaagcgaactgGTCGGCGAACAAGTCCAGTGTGATTCTGCGGCCCTGCCGCCGTTCTGCAAACAAAACTTTCGACACGTACTGTGACAAGCAACGAGCTAGACCGCGCCGTGCCGACGCGGAGCCAAGGTTGACAAACATGGGTCGCCAGCGCCGGAAGGCCGGGTGGTCCCAGCATAGTACATGGGCCATGGCACGTCCAAATAATGCTGGCCCAAATACGAAAATAAAGATGATGGGGGTAGAGTACAATGAGAACCTGTACTGCCTAAATCCGAATCCTCCACAGGAAAACCTTGCACAAACTATAAATTTTGTTGGACCCGGCGTCCTCCGCAGCCGCCGAAAAGTCAAAACCGAGACGGAACCTTCCGCTTGTCCTTTTTCCCCAAAGCCAACGCGGCGAAGCAAACGAAAGCGAAGCGTCCCTTTatctataaaaaaaaaaacgaagcGTCCGAGTCCGAGTACCCCACACGTGCCTTGTCGCGCGGCACCCGTCGTCCCGCTCCCGCATCGGCCGGCGCCCACGAAGCTAGAAGCAGCCTCCTCGTCCGAgatcatgtttagttcactctaAAATCCAAACTTTAGcactataaaaaagaaaattttccgtcacatcaaacttgcggtatatgcatggagtactgaatgtagacgaaatcaaaaactaattgcataattttgttgtactttgcgagacgaatcttttaagtctaattagtcaatatttgaataataattcacaaatacaaacgaaacgctacagtgttactacagtaattttgacatCCCGAAGTTGGGCAACTGGCCCTACTCGGAATCCACCGGCACCGCCTGCCCTATATAAAGCAGGCTGCCACCACAGACATGAGAACTCGCCGTCGACTCAGATCAGATCATCGGAGCCTCCCGATTAGCTAGCACGACAGCATCAGAGCAGCACAAGATCGATCGAGCGCCCTGATTAACCAACTAGCGTTGCCGATCCTCCTCCGATCATCAGCGTTGCTTGCTGTTGCTGGCCGGCCTGATGGCAACCGTGGAGGCGGCGCACGGCGCggaagccgcggcggcggcgaagtcgGCGCAGCGGCGGGTGCTGGTGGACGGGAGAGCGGTGGACCATGTGGTGGCGTACGTGCTcatggccgccgcgctcgcTGTCACCTACCTCGTCCACTGAAGGAACAACGTCCCGGCGGCGGTGAATTCGCCGTGGCTCGATCGAGCGGTCGTCGTCTGTACAGTTCTTCGTTACTGCCTGATAGTATTATAGATGTTTAACTGATTATTATTGTATTATAAGATAGTGCATGAGGTTTTGGGTCGCGTTTGCCAAATTCTCTTCTGTAAGACTGTAACACAAGCTCAGATCCATTTATGTGCGCGCGAGGAAAAGAGCTATTTTAGTCTGACATGTGTCGTGTGCGCGCGTTCTGGAAGGGCCTCGTATTCCTTTTCTACTATTTGGTCTCACTtcgtaattttttttttgtctctacCTCTAAGCCACATTTGGCACCTGCAAGCTCCACCGGCCGCCGCTagcgtgtttttttttctttgataagGAGCCGCTAGTGTTTGATGTGCTGACAGACAGGCATGCAGTATGCCCAACTTTCTTCCTCTAGCCGCCAAGAATTGATGATGTCTCACCAAAATCCTTTGACAATCACCCGCGCCACAAAATTGTGGTAACCTTTGCGATGATCAAGGCCACAcgttctccaaaaaaaaaaagggaaccaGCCTCACTCGGAGCTTGCGAATGGAACGTCTGTGGAAGCGCACCCACCACCCAGGCCAAGGCCAGGTTCCAAGTGGGACCAGAACACACGTCGCCAGACGCCAGCCGAGCCTGCTGACAACCGGGGGCCCACGAACTTGCTCTCGACCGCCACGCACGCGGTCCAAGTCCAACGCGACGGCCTGAAAGAACTTCAGGGACCAGACAGAAACTGAACTGGAGCTTCTCCGGTTCTACGCGGAAAACGCCCTACGCCAAAGGAAATTTCACCTGTCGGTGACCGGCGTCTGCACCTGACCCAACGTTCAAACCtgcagagaaggaagaaggttcTTTTCTCTGCCCCGGATTGAACATTCTACCGGCCTGCCGGGAGCCAACACGGGAACGAGACGAGAAACGGAGAGAAGGCAAGAACGCAACGGTCAGCAGTCCGCTCCGTTGCTGTCGGAGAAACACGTGCTTCCCTAGTTCCCTTCTCTACACGTCCTCACCTCGAAATCAAGACTGCAGCGACATTGCGGTGCTGGATTTCTTAGAAAAGGGatagaaccaaaaaaaaaacctattTGGCAATTTCACAAGCGACTCGAAAGCATTTAACAGCTTTCTAAAAAAAAGCATTTAAGAGAAACCTGCAGGACGTTTAAGAACTTTATGGAGGATTCTGTCAGTACAAAACCCCACCAGCAAAACCACCCactttttgttgttgtttctgCAAGCATATACATATACTAAAAGCAAAAACGCTTCATATAAGTCGAGGAATCCAAGTGATACATCCAACttcatggaaaaaaaatctagctttGGCCGATCAACCACAGACATTCGATTGAGAGATTCAATGGTACAATTCGATCATGCAACATCTCTATTCGGTTTTAGCCCAGTCCAGATCGCAAGAACACTGGGCATCCCAACCGTGTCCAATCCCCAACACGAAAAAGTATGAAGAGCATCAGTTCGCCTAACTTCTCGCCTACCAAACATAGCAACGGGAGAATTCAATCATCACGCAGAAGATGAACCCAACAATGCTCAGGCCTCAGCAGAATTGTCAGGCTTATCCGTGTCCATTTGCTCCCCAGAAGCCTCCTGAGCACCTCCCTCACTTGTCGGCTCACCACCAGCGCCTGCACCGCCTTGCTGCTGCTCTGGTGTTTGAGGCTCAGGTGCCTGGGTTTCGGGCTGCGACGGCGGAGTCTGTGGTGGTGGAGTCTGTGGCTTTGGTGCGGGCTTAGGTTTTGTCATGGTCGGTTTGC
This sequence is a window from Setaria italica strain Yugu1 chromosome III, Setaria_italica_v2.0, whole genome shotgun sequence. Protein-coding genes within it:
- the LOC101770250 gene encoding uncharacterized protein LOC101770250 — encoded protein: MAHSPSGSRAAAPSTGDEAFTDAGAEDVGDSKLSALLFDVSQQVQSGLQNMLKMSSEIERCDGEIEAEVERVRDAVAEKGRALDDDRERVQKAVLAALDILSGGRGCV